In Deltaproteobacteria bacterium, the DNA window TCGAGCGCGCGGAACTGCTTCTTCACGGCGGCGAACGTCGCGAAGAACCAATCGAGGCTCCACGCCGCAGCGAGAAACGGGATGGCGAGTCCCGCGGAGTAGACCGCGAGCAGCGCGATGCCGGCGCCCACCGTTTCATGCTGCATCGCGAGTGTGTAGATGCC includes these proteins:
- a CDS encoding cytochrome c biogenesis protein CcdA → GIYTLAMQHETVGAGIALLAVYSAGLAIPFLAAAWSLDWFFATFAAVKKQFRALEIASGALLVGVGAMVFFDAFTWFNARLAFLNDWVEALESWLL